A stretch of the Streptococcus suis genome encodes the following:
- a CDS encoding DUF975 family protein: MSNRDIRAKATAIRESTDGMMTLFLAPVLIMVLSDVLDRMWGQAGIVLWGNTFVKNGVTRTIHYISLGPSPFFDFLVQCLLVTAYFQLIRVVRNEKSIVSFKDCFSLLDGKNFLPIVVTILLKQIFLYVAAFPTTVGVALILLSFYNSIFILEAPVGYSPDFSSLFNSTNLYLGLILMLVGIVLNLYINYGLSQVSFLLYDYLDKDMYTSPFKIFKQSWQLMSGNKWRRFLLDLSFIGWFIGVILTLGLLGLYVFPYYWTCQALFYEDLIAKNPLVFSDEKTLVTSTPT, translated from the coding sequence ATGTCAAATCGAGACATTCGTGCTAAAGCAACAGCCATTCGTGAAAGTACGGATGGGATGATGACCTTATTTTTAGCACCTGTTCTCATTATGGTTCTATCAGATGTTTTAGATCGGATGTGGGGACAGGCAGGTATTGTTTTATGGGGAAATACTTTTGTGAAAAATGGTGTGACACGCACTATTCATTATATTTCACTTGGTCCGTCACCCTTCTTTGATTTCTTAGTACAATGCTTGCTTGTAACAGCTTATTTTCAATTGATTAGGGTGGTCCGTAATGAGAAAAGTATCGTTTCGTTCAAAGATTGCTTTTCTCTGCTTGATGGTAAAAATTTTTTACCGATTGTAGTGACTATTTTATTGAAACAAATTTTTCTCTATGTTGCTGCATTTCCAACTACAGTCGGAGTTGCATTGATATTACTTTCCTTTTATAATTCAATTTTTATTCTTGAAGCGCCTGTTGGATATTCTCCAGATTTTTCGAGCCTTTTCAATTCGACAAATTTGTATTTGGGCCTCATACTTATGCTAGTTGGGATTGTTTTGAATTTATATATTAATTATGGGCTCAGTCAGGTCTCCTTTTTGCTATATGACTATTTGGATAAGGATATGTACACATCACCTTTCAAGATATTTAAACAAAGTTGGCAATTGATGAGTGGGAATAAATGGCGTCGATTCTTGTTAGATCTTTCTTTTATTGGCTGGTTTATTGGCGTCATCTTGACGTTAGGACTCCTAGGGCTCTATGTATTCCCTTATTATTGGACCTGTCAAGCGCTGTTTTATGAAGATTTAATAGCTAAGAATCCTTTGGTTTTTTCCGATGAAAAAACACTCGTTACCTCAACCCCTACTTAA